TACGGGGGGCGGAGGTCAGTGTACGGTTCCTTGGGGTGTTCCGGCACGTGTGTCAGAGCAGACAACCGTCGGTGAAGTTTTCTCGCGATGAGTAGGTTTATGCAGTCGCGCTGGCTCGCCGGGGTGATGGGGATATATTGATTGAGCTGCTACTGCGTGGGCCAGTGGAGGGTTCAAAGGATCTTGCTATTGTTTGCTCGGCTCGTTCCCACCTCAGAGGATTTTGTGGCAGGTCCCATTTATTCTGGGCCCCAGAAGGCGGACCAGGATTCCAGGCTCCTCTCACTTTGGAGGGTTGTTTTACTCGGGCTCCTGCGCAACTGCCACTCATCTGGTTCATCGCATTTCACAGCATTTCACGGCGTATCACTCTCCTCATGTGGGGGGCCAGGGGTCCTCGTTGCGGGAGACGTTCCTCTTGCGCCTCTCTCTCACCGCCCGGCGAATCCTGGGGGTGGTCTCCCCGTTCCCCGATGCGTCCCGGGGATTGTGGCGTCTCAGCAGCTGGGCCCGGCGTTTCAATCGCCCTCTCAGTTCACCGCGGGCCCTCGGCACGCCGCCCACCCCGCCTGGGTGTGCGGGGGATTCCCCTATTTTGGTTCCCCGGCCGCCAGATAAGTCCCGGGGGCCCCCCCCCCTTGAGGCGGTCCGGACCAGGGCACCGAGCGCCTATTCGTGGGCCGGCGCTCCTCCCGCGCCTCTCCTTCCCATCCGGGTGGAGTCCCGGGGGAACCCCTCTCAAGGCGCCGCGAGCGCTGCGCGGTCCCAGCGCACGGGCCCCGGCACGGCCAACGCCCTCTCAGTCAGCCGCCGGTACCCCCGCTCACCTCTCTCGGGGATCCGGAGGGGCTTCGCCGCAGGGGGCCCCCCCTTTAGCAGCTCCCACGCTGCTCGGGCGGATCTCGTAGGATCCCGTCTTCCAGGCGGTTCGGACGCCGCAGCTCCGGGTCAGCGCCACCAGGTATGTGCGCGGCGCAGCCGGGGGCACTATAGGCTCCGCCCGTGGGCCAGGGCAGCGCCGCCCCACCAGTTCACGGGCCCCACGCCCCGAGGCCCAGTGCCAAGTCTTCCTCGTTTCCACTGCACCCAGAGCATCCACCTCAGGGGCCAGGTCGTTCAGCAACGGCCCTCTCGAGGCAGTCCAGCTCTAGCGGCCATTTTAGCATTCGGGCCGCGGCCCGCGAACGGGGTCCGGCCCAACCACCGCTCACATCAGCGGGGCCCCAGTAAGATGGGGAGACCGCGGGGACAGCCGGCGCGGCACCTCCAGATCGCCAAATCGTGGTAatttcgggcggatgacggaggggtccagagcactctcagagtgcgaccgccatcttgacgcccgaagccacgtcCCCATTGAATGCATTTTTAATACAAAACCTCTTCATGTGAAAGTCAGCTATCGCTACGTCTTAGTACCACTTTTATTGTGACTGTGGTACCTAAGTAATGTTGATCGAAAAAACCACGTTAATAGTTAGTTCAATTTTTGTAACCAAGTTATGGAGTATTTCTTTTTAATGATAAATGTGTATTATGTCGGTGTACTTTCCTTCAGCTTCGAGCCGTCTCATGTTAATTGCCCACTTGCCCAATATGGCTTGCATGCATAAAGTGGTATTGACTCCATCTGGGGTCACTAAGTTTATTGGCACCTTCCCATGCTCCACAAACCTTCTCCTCCATTAAAGGTTTCACCAGATCCAGCTATACTAGCTTGCTCAAGCTGCCCACCCTGCTCCTCCCCTGCATTTCACTTCTGTCCATTTTGTAAAAGCGTCCTATCTTCATATTGAAGCTACGCCCGCACTTACAGGTACAGGGTGTCTCTTCCGGGATTCAGCTCCTACTCTGTAACTGAGCTTGCATCCCAGAATATTATGctgaaaccagtgctttaaatggaaaaatagaagtgcaggtactctgtaccagagtacctgcttgtttctgagaagtgccggtactctccaattaaaagtattacgtttttcttgagatatgccggtactctccctctcaaaataaaaaagtgccggtactcagtaccggagagtaccggcccatttaaagcactggctgaaACCTAAGAGGTGGTGCTGCCATTGGACCCTAAACAAACTGCAGCAGCGAATTTCAAAGAAGATCTTAGTGGGCTTGCGAAATAAGGTGGAAGTCGGGCAGCATCGATCTACCAACTGGCACAGGGAACCTGTAGCCTGATTGTTGAGAGTGAAGATAAAGCTCATTTGGTGTACCTACACCCAATCAGCAGATCGGTGCTCCTCTTCTAAATATTTTACCAGGGATGGCAATATTTGTCACATTTCTTTTGTACTGAATAACAGTCGTAGATATCATACTTTCCATGAAGGCCCATGATTTTTGTACTTGCATACCCAATATCTCTTCCCAGCTCATGATAGTAATTGGGTGTCCAAAAGAGAGCATGGCTGTGTGTATTACAGTGTTTATTACTGAATGACAGAAGAATTCATTTAAACCTATTTGAGTGTGGTTTGAGGAGTCTGTTATACTGAATCATTTTACTGTTTAGATGAAGAAAGTTTCACCCAACTCCTCTCTTCTTTTACATTAGGAGGAGCTGGTGCGTTCAGGATGGAAGTGGACATTGGTGGAGACACGAGGAGTACTCTTCCCAAACCAACATTAGGAGAAGGACTTTCCCCAGTCAAATGTGAGTTGGAGAAGCCTCGCTGTTCGAGTACCCCATGCTCCCCAATGCGACAGACTGTATCTGGTTACCAGATCCTCCACATGGATTCTAACTACTTGGTTGGCTTCACAACAGGTGAGGAGCTCTTGAAGTTAGCCCAGAAGTGCACAGGAACAGAAGAGAGTGCAGGAGATCTTTTACCTACTTTTCGTCCCAAACCACTTGATACAGGACTTTCCCGTGCGTCACGTTTATACAGAACCAGAAGTAGGTATTATCAGCCATATGAGATCCCAGCTGTTAATGGACGCAGGCGACGGCGGATGCCAAGTTCAGGTGATAAGTGTACTAAGACTTTGACATATGAACCCTGCAAGGCCCTACATGGACCTTTGCCTCTGTGCCTCCTCAAAGGTAAAAGGGTACATTCGAAATCTTTGGACTACCTCAATTTAGATAAAATGAACATCAAAGAGCCAGCAGACACAGAAGTCCTACAGTACCAACTTCAACACCTCACTCTTCGAGGGGACCGTATGTTTGCGCGAAACAGTACATAGGTGGCAGCTATTGCTTGGAGCTGAAACCAGTTGGATTCTGATGTGGTAGCAGAAGCTTTCCAAACTGATGAAAGAATCCAACGCTCTGCTGTATCCATCCCGTGTGGGTGTGTCTGTAATGGATTATATGAAATGTGCAATTTTGATAAATGAAAAAAAGGGTTTGAACAATGTAGAATTCGATATTGAAAAAAACGGCTGAGAGAAGCAAAGTCTAGAAGGGTTTTTGAAGATATACTTGGACGCACAATGTTTTTCTTAAATTTATAAGATCACATCTTGATGTACATATATTGAATCTGAAACGCCCTACCAATTTGAAAGCGTCTGCTTGATTGTTGGAAACATTCAACTTGCTTTTGGGAAGTGCTGTGAAACGGGCACTTGCATGTACTTGTTTGCTATATATGAGAATTCACAGTAAGGATATGCAAGTCATTAACAACTTTTAAGGAAAAGTAAGCCCAATTAAATTGGGCGCATTTTTATTTAGATTGATCTGGTTGAAATAGGTTGTAGTCAATAGTTATTGTGACTGAAATCAAATTTTGTGTTTTGGACTAATAATGCAATCACTTCTATTTATTTGCattcttagaaaaaaaaaacacacgtacCCCACTGGAGAGATGCTAATTTTCCTTGTGAGAGATGTATTCTTTACATTGTCTTTTGTGGTTTGGGTTTTTGGCCTACCATTCCTTATTCAAGTGTGCTCAACACtggtgattcagacatgtttggtcCCATTCTGAACTGCCCTTTTCAGAATGAATAATATCTTAGGTTTAGTGGAAGTACTTAaaagaaatatgatttttttttatgtttatctgAAAACTGTGCGGGCTCCAGAAGGGGCCGTGGCTCCTGGTCTCCCTAAGGAGTGGCAGTTTCCCATTCACCTCATGCAGCAGCGCAGGACCTCCTATTGAATATTGGGACCAGATCGGCTGCCTGGGCGGCACAAACCCCTAAAACGCCACCGAACCCGCCAAAAGCTAGTCTGTTTGAAAGTGCTTCACCAAGGCACTTCATTAGATTGAAATGAAAATCTTGTTCTCCAGTGATACTGAAACTGTGGCGCAAGCAAGTAGAATTGCAAGAAGTAGCGTTTTAGTAGTCCGTCACTCGTTGATTAGCTGCAGTATCATTATTTGGTACTGGGTTTAGTTAATGGAAGGCTTTCTCTGTAATACCTCTCCTTTCTGTGTAGATGTAAGCTTCCTGATTTTGGTCTGTTTAAAGTATTGCCACAACGGATGGGTACAACCAACCGAATGCAGAAACACTCATTTAATTAAGATAATTGATTAATCTAGTACAAGTACTTCTCAGATGTTTCAATATGTTTACAGAATAAATGTTTAATAGAATACAGAACCACGATGAGTTTTGGAGTGCTGTGGCCTCCTAGGTAATTGCATTTTTTGAGCATGCATACCTTCTTGTACGGTAGGACAGCCCCTTTGATCTAATCTATTTGCATCCTTccattgctgttctgcattaccTAGTCAAAACCTGGTGAAATATATACCCTTTCAAAACAGTGTGTTCATATGCTTGTTTTTTACTTGTTACTTTATGCCAAGACTGTCCAGTTTAGGCCAGTATACCCAGTTCATGACAGATGTTTAGAATTTCCACCTAGGATAAATTCATATAAAATAAATCTAAATACCACTCTTAACATAGTAGTGAAATTTAACATGGATCTGGCCCAACGTTGGGACAACCGTGGCCCAGACTGATGCCTCCTAGCTGACCTTGAAACACAGCACTGATCTTGGTGCTGTTGGCTTGTTAAGTTCCATCTAGGCAGTATCTGTGAGTATACTTGTACAAGATAAAAACTCTATAGGGTAACAGTCACTCTTACAATGACTCATTAGAATAGTGAGTGAAACTGTAGAATTTACTCTTGTGGACAGTGAGCTTAATAAAGTGCTTCAATGTACTTCTCACAAAAGTTTCATAGGTGAGTGGCACAGTAGTGCTGCAAATGCATTAGGCGTGTAGACAGCAAGGGTATTCAGTTGTAGGCAGCTGCGGTTTTGGCTTCCTGACCCTAGCACCCAGAGAGGATGTCGCAAAATACTTAGTGGCACAGAGATAGGCTCATCTATAGTAAGATTTGATTTTATGAGAGGATTGTTAAGCTTGGAGTCCACTTGAGTGTAATTTCGTGGATCCATCTGCCCTTCAGTGGGTGAACATCACACATGAAcattcctcccatctttttatTTCCCCAGTGTCCACTTTATATATTTGCCTAGTAACCAGTGAATGTCTGACACCCTGCATAATTTTTTAGAAAGTGGATGTTAGCTTTTGGACCAGTTTACTGGAAGGAGTCTACAAGAATCGTTTTTTGTCTATTTGTAATCAGAATTTttttctgatggagacttctatctgcagattccacaccttttgaatattccctagccgtcagactggatccagaatcttttcagcagtacctctgcgtgccggtAGGTGGCACTGTGTGCCCCTGCACTGACGCCTTTCTGCTCCAGAAATCATGCGCAGAGCCTACATAGGTGCAACTCCCATGACTTAGATTCCTTCCTTTCCACGTCACTAGATGTACCTCTGGAGCTTACTCTTGTCTCTTTAAAATCCTTGTTCACCTCAAAATATTGGAGAACAGTGTGCAGGGGGAATGTCACGTCCCAAAACaacaggttttaaaccctgtaggaaATGTTGTGAGCAAATGTCTGTGAAAGGGCCTCATCAGGTTTGCCAGTGCTGCCTTGATTGATTTGGAAATCTAAGGCCTGCAGTGGTTTGCTTTGATCAACCCAAAGGCCATACGAGACTGCAAGGTGAAACTCTACACCCCCAAGCATTAGAAGATAGTGCCAAGTTGAAAGTTTGACCCCGGTCCCTTTCAACATCGTAGAGTCGTTCTAGGGTTCAATCTCTTCAGGCAGCGCGGAGGCGGCACCTAGCTCTCAGTCTCTCTCCTGAAATTGACGTGGGACAGCCTGAGTTTTCCAGGGCTATCTGCCACTCCTGAACAGACTTAAGAGTTTCGTGAGGCCATGCTTCAGCTCTTCAGGTCCTTGCTGATCTCTTTGCCGTGACTTTGGGCCCCATGAAACCGAGAGGCCCTCCATCTGGAGTCCCACTGACGGGTTAGCCTTCGGTGCCAGTTGGACCTTTCGAACCCACCACGGGTCCGCCTTCAGTTTCAGTTCTGACTCCACCTCAGGCGTCAAGGTCCTCACCAATGTTGACTTGTTAATGCCAGAAGACAAGGTACCTATTGAACACTCTGGCTGCTAGTTAGTACCGGTTCAGCCTCAATTGAGGCAACACCTGGCTGCTGTTGAGGCGACGTTTCCTGCACCCAAGCTTTCTCAAGGGAGAACACATGCTCTGCATTCCCTACCTGGCATGGTTTCTGACAACAATTACGACATGGGTGATGAAATTGGCCAGCTATAACATGAACAAAATTGGTACTATGAGTTACTGtaggctagtggccttgatacctctCCTAAGTCTGGGCTCTTCTCCCCCCCCATGATCCTGCCACTAAGGAGAGGGCCTCTTACATCATTTTAATGTGTAGAAAAGCTATAGTCTTTGACCTCCAGCTCCTCACCTTGACGGTCAAGATCACTGTTCTTTCAGAGGTCCTTCAGCCAAGGCAAGGGACTTTCTTACCTTTTAACCCATCCCTTATGGATACTTTGGTGGAGAGGGGCCCAGTGGTCAACCACCATATTGCACAACGCCACCACCCTGTCCCATGCAACCCTGCACTTTATCTCAGCGCTTCTCCCCTGAAAGCTTTGTCATGCAGGCACCTGCAAGTAAGACTAACCCCAACATGTTGCCAATTATTTTGGCAATAGTCAGAATAGGTGGAGACGTTTGGAACAAGGGTTTTCTCGTCCACCAGCTTGGTGCTTAGAACTATAAATGCCAGCTGCCTGCTGGGGCACGCTGTTCCCATGTCTTTTGAGGATTCAATGGCTCAAGTCCGCCCAGGTGTTCCTGAAGATTTCCAAGATCTGAAACCTAGCCTATGCCCTTGCCTAGGCTATACAGGATAAGATGGTTGTGATGTAACCAGgttcacaatttgttgtggctTGGATACCAATTGCATCGAGCGGGCCTtccagaaggagaaattcagagcACTCACCAAGGCCTTGTCTACCCTCGGCCCTGAAGGGCAAATGGTGGCATCGGACCTGCAAgacacatatttccatatacctatcctGTAGTCCCATTGGCACCATCTGTGGTTTGTAACGGAGCagggcattttcagttcactgtgctcccattTTGGTCCCACTAGTGCCTCTCGCGTGTGCACAAAAAATTGTGGGGGTGCTGGCAGCACACCTTCAGGGGCCAGGGGTGCCTGTCTTTCCCAGCCTTGCCAActtgctgttgaaggcgggctcaccccaggcagctgtcaaccacctccagactacagcaaatctCCTGTCATCTTTGAGGTTCTCTATcagtgtgctgaagtcacacctgactgtaTCTGAGACTCTTCCGTTTCTCGCAGACATGCTGGACACATTTCTGTTTCATGCCTTTCCCCCGGGAAAGAGTTAAGGACATTTAGGCTATTATTCCAGTCTTTAAGCCTccgtcctggatttcagtgagatggACGCTGTGGGATTAATGGCATCCTGATGATCAAGTACGTCAGGTGGCATATGTGAGctatgcagtgggatctgaagtctgtgTGCCCAACATCAAAAGGGCCTCTCCGACCCCTTTCAGAGTTTGAAGGAGACTACAAAATAACTTAATTGGTGGTTACTGGACTGCAGCTGGGTCAGCGGTagacctctctcccttctccacaCGGAGCcaacagtggtgactgatgcatctATTCTGAGcctgccatctgggagaggtggagatcagaggcctctggtctccagtggaatcccAGCTCCAAATCAGCCTTCTAGAGCCATCTGCttggtgttgaaagccttccttccatccatcaagggAAAGCTGTTACATGTGCTCTTGGACAACACAACTgagatgtggtactgcaacaagcagagtgggATGGGTTAAGGGACCCTGTGTCAGGAGCCCTGCTcttctggaaatggctggaccaccaaGAAATGTTCTTGATGGTGAACCACTggaagaatatgtaaatgtcaggGTGGATGCACTCTgcactcctgtatgccttttgcgccaataccacttctgtcttgagttctcaagaagatgagtactgactgggcccaagttatcttagtGGCCTCAGACTGGACACGAAAAgtatggtacccagagctcctgggCTTGAGCATATGTCCTTGGATCAGGCTGCCCCTACGGGAGGAtctgctgttgcagcagcagggcagagttCTGCACATGGGCCTTTGCagtctccaccttcatgcttgaaGATTGACCCGTGACATCTGAACACTTTCAACCTTCTTCTGGAGGTGATTTCTGTCATCTTGGCAGAGATGCGTCTAACAAATAacctgtatacgcctgttgttggcacaACTTTGTGACTTGGTGCGGTACTCATGAGATTGACTCCCCTCCAGACAAAGTTATCTGGTGCTTTATTTGTTTTGTCCCTGGTCCATCAAGAATTTGCTCTGAGCACATTTAAATGGCCTCTTTCTGCTTttctgcagtttttgcttttgccgaATCAGCACTTACTGTTTAAGTCCAAAGTTGTTATATGCTTTAACAAAGTTTTACATTAGTTTCCCCCCTCTccctttgtcatgccacagtgggaaCTTAACGTGGTCTTAAGTTTCTGATGTGTACCCCCTTCGAGCTGCTGCACAGCTGCTTCTTGTGGCATTCCTCCCTCAAGACAGTGTTCCTCATCCCCATAACAACAGTGCAGCATGTGAGCGAGCTTCAAGGACTCCGTGTCCCCCCCGCCGGGTACCACCTCCTTCCCAGACAGGCTAGTTTTTTGCCAAAATGGGCATCCTTCCTGCCTGAAATTGTGACATTGTTCCACGTCAGTCAGACCATCACGTTGCAGCGCTCTCTGCTCCACATCCCCCTTCAGAGGAGAAGGGGAGACTCCTTTCACCCCAAGAGCACATTGAGCTTTTTACATAGATCGTACCAAAGAACACTGGGTAGACAATCAGCTCTTTATGGGGTTCTCAGGAGTGAAACAatgaaggctgtgcagaagagaacaATCTCCTGCTGGATCatgctttgcattaagatctggtaCACATTGGCTAAAAGCAGCCTCCGGAAGGACTGCATGATGATTCTGCCATGGCCAAAGCTGCTACTACTGCGTTGATACATGGAGTGTCTGTCCTAGACATTTGCCAGAAGGCTACGTGAGTGTCCCCTAGATGTTCACGAAGCAGTATTGTCTTAACAGTCTGGTTCTCCAAGCAGAGCATTTTGCCTACTTGGTCTTGCAGTCTGGTTTGAGTCCATTCATAGACCCACCTCTGAATAAGTACTGCTTTAGTAGGtgctcaaaaggtgaggaatttgtggcTAGCAGTCTGTattagaaaaacaagttacttaacttcggtaatacTTTTACTGGAGACACTATCAAGCCACATATTTCTCACTGATCCTTCCATCCTCCCCATTCTATGGTAGGACTTCATCCATTAATAAGATCCCGTCTGGGAATCTGCAGACTGGTCACACcaatttgcttttggggctctCCATCTGGGCCATAAACACTTTTGAAggcaactgacatcagcatgcaagGGTGGCACCTATAAAGGCCCCACACGTCATTTCTGGAGCGAAACTCTATAAATGTGGAACCACACAGCACCATCTACCGATGCgtaaggtactgctgaaaagtttctgcaTCCAGTCTGACATGGGAGAATTTTTAGAAGGTGAGTAATCTGCGACTAGTCTCTGACAAAAAGGGTGTTAGAGAAGGTAAGACACGTCTTAATTTCTtcctgaaagaaaaaataaataaatcccaatAAAACATGTTATTTTGGACAGTTTAATTAATATCACCTCTCTTCACTCACTTGTTAATACAGTGTAATTGAAAAACTCATTACTTAATACCTTACAGATTTTAGGTTTCAATCACTTTACAGACCACAATAACTGGACTActggccatcaatcaatcaattgcatttataaagcgtgctactcgcccgtaagggtctcaaggcgctggggggaggagggggtcagtgctcgaagagccaggtcttgagctgcctcctgaaggagaggtggtcctgtatggcgcgaaggtggctgggaagagagttccaggtcttcgctgccaggaaagagaaagatctgcctccggcggtggctttgcggatgcggggtacggctgccagggcttgtccggtcgagcgtagggtgcgcggaggagtgtagaaggagacgcggtggttgatgagttttggtccgaggttgtgcagggcttagtgtgcgtgggtgaggagtctgaaggtgatcctcttgttgactgggagccagtgaagttttttcaggtgtccggagatgcggtggtggcggggtatgttcaggattaGTCGTGCGgccgcgttttgaattcgttgaagtttcctctgcagcttgatggggatgccggcgtacagagtgttcccatagtccaagcgactggtgacgagggcgtgggtgacggtcttcctggtgtcggtggggatccagcggaagatcttgcggagcatgcggagggtgttgaagcatgccgaggtcaccgagttgacctgtctggtcatggagagggatgagtccaggatgaagccgaggtttgcgtgcgtggtcagtgggttggggggtgctgcctagggcgggaggccaccaggagtcgtcccaggcggtgggtgtagggccgaggatgaggacctccgtcttctctgtgttcagtttaagccggctgtctgtcatccagttcgctacttccttcatgccttcgtgtagtctggttcttgctgaggtggggttgttggtgagggataagatgagctgggtgtcgtcggcgtaggatatgaggtcgagtctgtgttttcgtgcgatgttcgccaggggggtcatgtagatgttgaagagggtggggctgagggaggatccttgggggatgccgcagatgatctctgtagctgtggatctgaagggggggaggcggactctctgagttcttccggagaggaaggagatgatccattccagggccttgcctctgatgccggcgttgctgaggcgacgtatcagggtacggtggcataccgtgtcgaaggctgcagagaggtccaggagtatgagggccacggtttctcctttgtcggtgagggatctgatgtcgtccgtggctgcgatgagggcggtctcggtgctgtggttagctctgaagccgaactgtgaggggtcgagtgagtcgttggtttccagggcggtggtgagttgagcgttgacgattttctcaatcactttggcggggaacggtaggagcgagatgggatggaagtttttgagttcggtggggtctgctgttggtttctttaggagggcgttgagttcggcgtgtttccagtgctccgggaaggttgcggtggtgaaggacgcgttgatgatgtctcggaggtggggtgcgatgatgttgtcggctttgttgaagatgtggtgcgggcaggggtcggatggagatcctgagtggatggagttcatgatgcggttggtttcctctgtggtggttggggtccaggtgaggatggtggtgttgtcggtggtgggttccagtggtgggtttgtgttggttgtggtgaagctgttgtagatgtcgatgatcttgtggtggaagaaggctgcgagggagtcgcagaggtcctgtgagggggggatggagttgttttctgcgtcggggttggagagttctttgacgatgccaaatagttccttgctgttgtgggcattgttgtctagtctgttctggaaggctgattttcgtgcggcgcggaggagttggtggtgttggcgggtggcatTCTTGAGAGAAGACATGTTCTCCTCGGTccggttgaggcgccaagtcttctcgagggtgcggcattcctttttggagtccttgaggtcggggtgaaccatgagtttttcttgtggttgttagtgtttgcttgggtcttcaggggggccaggaggttggcgcagtctgagatccagctcgtgaggttgttggtggcttcgttggggtctgtagtgctggtgggttggttctgagagagggtcgatgtgagttgttccgtggtgattcgattccattgtcttcttggtggttgctgggtgtggtggtgcacggtggtcttcttgaagctgaagtggacgcagctgtggtccgaccaggagagctcgtggtgtggctgaaagagatgtgtttgcttgaggagaagatggggtcgagcgtgtgtccggcgtagtgggtgggggtgttgactagttgtttcagtcccaggttggcgaggttgtccagtagggcggtgatgttgttgttggtgtggctctccaggtggaagttgaggtcccctaggaggatgtagtcggtggacgggagtgcgtgtgggctgacgaagtctgcgatgtcttcgctgaactttgtgcgtggtcctggtggtctgtataggagggtgcctctgagggtggtcttggggtcgctgtggatcgtaaagtggaggtgttcggcgtcggggagtgagtcgtcgacgtaggtcgagatgcggatggagcttttgtgggcgatggcgatgtctcctccggtgcggttggtgcggcctttccggatgattttgtagccgtcggggatggctatggcgatgtcgggtgccgaggaggggttcatccaggtctcggtgaggaaggcgatgtccgggtttgttgtgtcgatgaggttccacagttcgatggcatgcctgtgtacggatcgggtgttgatcaggatgcagtcgaggttgtttcCGGGGGAGTTGTTCTTGTTGGGTGCGATGTgtgttcgtaggcaggtgaaacggcagttgcggcaggtgaagggtccgtgggtccgcttcggggtagcgcggtagcagcccggcgtgcggccggggttgagagcggtgagggtggtggagtcgtaggtcaggcgggggaggtgggggtggcgggggccaggggttcgggcgctgggcgcggatgggcacagacgagcttgccttaggcgcgccagcggcgcgtccgctgcg
The genomic region above belongs to Pleurodeles waltl isolate 20211129_DDA chromosome 1_1, aPleWal1.hap1.20221129, whole genome shotgun sequence and contains:
- the MACIR gene encoding macrophage immunometabolism regulator isoform X1 — protein: MKCGDDHLKISSLATGGAGAFRMEVDIGGDTRSTLPKPTLGEGLSPVKCELEKPRCSSTPCSPMRQTVSGYQILHMDSNYLVGFTTGEELLKLAQKCTGTEESAGDLLPTFRPKPLDTGLSRASRLYRTRSRYYQPYEIPAVNGRRRRRMPSSGDKCTKTLTYEPCKALHGPLPLCLLKGKRVHSKSLDYLNLDKMNIKEPADTEVLQYQLQHLTLRGDRMFARNST
- the MACIR gene encoding macrophage immunometabolism regulator isoform X2; this translates as MEVDIGGDTRSTLPKPTLGEGLSPVKCELEKPRCSSTPCSPMRQTVSGYQILHMDSNYLVGFTTGEELLKLAQKCTGTEESAGDLLPTFRPKPLDTGLSRASRLYRTRSRYYQPYEIPAVNGRRRRRMPSSGDKCTKTLTYEPCKALHGPLPLCLLKGKRVHSKSLDYLNLDKMNIKEPADTEVLQYQLQHLTLRGDRMFARNST